The Elaeis guineensis isolate ETL-2024a chromosome 13, EG11, whole genome shotgun sequence genome includes a region encoding these proteins:
- the LOC105055917 gene encoding sucrose transport protein SUT2, translated as MERERRAKKEVTAPGRHRSGAPPPPRVHGRHRSEAAPPVAAVAPPPPRVPLRRLLWVASVACGIQFGWALQLSLLTPYVQELGIPHAFASLVWLCGPLSGLIVQPLVGHLSDRSTSSFGRRRPFIAAGAATIALAVLLVGYSADLGRLLGDPPNGPGRPRAVVVYLLGFWLLDVGNNATQGPCRALLADLAGKDHRRTRIANAYFSLFMALGNILGFATGSYSGWCTLFPFTVSSACSTNCANLKSAFLLDIILLIITTYISISSVQEAPLNSSSVAPYSAEGTEEQLNHGQEAFLWELIGSFRYLTLPVWMVLIVTAFTWIGWFPFILFDTDWMGREIYRGDPDEGQIYQTGVRMGAFALMLNSVVLGFTSVVIEKLCRKLGAGLVWGISNILMSFCFVAMLIISYIAKNADYQSSGLPPDGIVVAALIAFAVLGAPLAVTYSIPYAMVSTRIESLRLGQGLAMGILNLAIVIPQVLVSLGSGPWDQLFGGGNSPAFAVAAVAAFGSGLLAIVGLPRSQIARTRGRR; from the exons atggagagagagaggagagcgaAGAAAGAGGTGACAGCACCCGGGAGGCATCGGAGCGGGGCGCCACCGCCACCGCGGGTGCACGGGAGGCATCGGAGCGAGGCGGCGCCTCCGGTCGCGGCGGTAGCGCCGCCGCCTCCTAGGGTTCCGCTGCGGCGGCTCCTCTGGGTGGCGTCCGTGGCGTGCGGCATCCAGTTCGGGTGGGCTCTCCAGCTCTCGCTGCTGACCCCCTACGTCCAGGAGCTGGGGATCCCCCACGCGTTCGCAAGCCTGGTGTGGCTCTGTGGGCCCCTCTCGGGGCTCATCGTCCAGCCCCTCGTCGGCCACCTGAGCGACCGCTCCACCAGCTCCTTCGGCCGCCGCCGCCCCTTCATCGCCGCCGGCGCCGCCACCATCGCCCTAGCCGTCCTCCTCGTCGGCTACTCCGCCGATCTTGGCCGCCTCCTCGGCGATCCTCCCAACGGACCCGGCCGTCCCCGCGCCGTCGTCGTCTACCTCCTAGGTTTCTGGCTCCTTGATGTCGGCAACAACGCCACCCAGGGCCCCTGCCGAGCCCTCCTCGCCGATCTCGCAG GGAAGGATCACAGGAGGACTCGGATAGCTAATGCTTATTTTTCACTCTTCATGGCCTTGGGAAATATACTAGGCTTTGCTACTGGATCTTATAGTGGCTGGTGTACCCTCTTTCCCTTCACTGTCTCCTCTGCTTGCAGCACAAATTGTGCCAACCTCAAGtctgcttttcttcttgacaTCATTCTTCTTATCATCACTACTTATATCAGTATATCATCAGTCCAAGAAGCTCCTCTAAATTCTAGCAGTGTGGCTCCATACTCTGCTGAAGGAACAGAAGAGCAGCTAAACCATGGCCAAGAGGCTTTCCTCTGGGAATTGATAGGATCCTTTAGATACTTAACATTGCCTGTTTGGATGGTTCTGATTGTTACTGCATTTACCTGGATAGGATGGTTTCCATTTATTCTCTTTGACACTGATTGGATGGGCCGGGAGATCTATCGAGGCGACCCAGATGAAGGGCAAATATATCAAACTGGAGTGCGAATGGGGGCTTTTGCTTTGATGTTGAATTCTGTTGTTCTGGGTTTTACTTCAGTGGTGATCGAAAAACTGTGTCGGAAGTTGGGAGCTGGCCTCGTTTGGGGAATCTCAAACATTCTCATGTCTTTCTGCTTTGTAGCAATGCTCATAATATCTTATATTGCAAAAAATGCGGATTACCAAAGCAGTGGACTTCCTCCAGATGGCATTGTTGTCGCTGCACTAATTGCCTTTGCAGTACTTGGAGCACCGCTGGCA GTGACATATAGTATTCCTTATGCAATGGTTTCTACACGAATCGAGTCTTTAAGGCTTGGTCAAG GATTAGCAATGGGCATTCTAAATCTTGCGATTGTGATTCCTCAG